The DNA window TCCTCCaattaaacagtgacaaaaccaAGCTTCTCCTCTTCTgcaccaaatcaacaatctcTAAATCAagtcccctcctcttcctcttcctcctccccctcctcctcttcctccccctcctcctcctcctcctcctcctcttcctcttcctcttcctcttcttctttcccctcctcctccccctcctcctcttcctccccctcctcctctcttttctctggctattgaccactcctcagtttctccctcccctcaggttaagagtctgggtgtcatcctggacagcacactatcattccaagctcacatcaataatgtcacccggtctgcttatttccatctttgtaacattaatcgcctccgcctgtccctcactcccagcagtactgccatcctcgtcaacaccctggttacatcccgcattgactactgcgactcccttctctttggtctccctcgcaagtccatccacaaacttcaactggtccagaactctgccactcgcatcatcaccagaacgccctgttaatcacatcacccctgtcctacagcagcttcattggctcccggttAAACATCGGATCATCTTCACctatcttcttcttccattcaactcactgcaccacccggcCGCCTGcccaccatggggtccagggccttcagttgctctgccccccacctctggaactccctcccaccacaaatctgTAATACCGACagtctctccattttcaaatctaatctcaaaacacatctttttaaactggcatattcagtctgatcattctccacccggcctcataactcctttacatcttgtacatttatgttttttgtgtttttaatgttaattttatcgttgtgttgttactttgttgtttttatctccgctctgtaaggtgaccttgagagttctgaaaggcgcctttaaataaaatgtattattattattattattataacaaacACCATGTTCTAGCATATGGATGTCCATCAGTGAACTTGGTACCAGAACACTCTAGGCCAAAGATCGTTGATCAACTCTGCAGTTGTTCCATTAGATCTGCAGCCGTATGTCATGGTCACTCGGAcgaagagaggagcagagctgcCAACTGATCATCAGCTGGTGGTGAGTTGAATCAGATGGCGGGGAAGGGACGGACCTGGTAAACCTAAACATGTAATGCGGCTGAACTGGGAACATTTGGCAGTGGTCCCTGTCCATGGGGTCTTCAACCGTCACTTCTGGAAGAATTTCTCTTTTATCCTGGGGGAGGTTTGGGGACATGGAGACCAAGTGGTCCATGTTCAAAGCCTTGATTGTGGAAGCTTTGTGGCATGGGAGTTTGCTCATTCAGTCTACATGTATTTTGTGGACTTGGAGAAGGCCTGGGAGGTCATTTGGGGGGGAAATGCAGGAATACTAGGGTCGTTGCTACAAGCCATCCGGTCCGCCAAATATGGAGCTGTGTCCGCATCCTaggcacaaagtcagacacgttCCCGGTGCGTGTTGGCCTTCGTTAGAGTTGCCACTTGTCACaattctgtttgtgattttcatggACAGGTTCTCAAGGTGCAGCCAGGGGGAGGAGGGTTTCCAGTTTGGGGGCCTAAAATTCTCATCTCTgatttttgcagatgatgtggaTTTTTGTTTACTTCCTTTTGCTTGGACCTCCAGCAGGCAATGGAGCAGTTTTCAGCCAAGTGCGAAGCGACAGGACTGAGGGTCAGCACCTCCATGTCagaggccatggttctctggTGGAAAACAGTGGATTGCTCCCCCCGGGGGGGTGAGTGAGTCCTTGACCCAGGTAAAGGAGTTTAAGTACCTCAGGTCTTGTTCAAAATGAGGGTAAGTTGGACCATGAGATCGACTCAACGAGAACAGTAATGGGGGCGTTGTACCAACCTGTTGTGGTGAAGAgcgagctgagcctgaaggtaACGCTCCCCATTTACCGCTTTATCTTCGTTCCAAATCTCATTTGTGGTCACGAGCTTTGGGTGATGACAGAAGGAATAGGATCTCGGATACAAGCAGCCATAAAGAGTTTCCTCTGAAGGGTGTCTGGGCTCAGAACttagagagagggtgaggagacCAGACATACAGGAGGAGCTCTGAGTAGAGCTGCTACTCCTTCAAATCGAAAGGAGTCAGTTCAGGTGGTTCAGACTTCTGATCAGGATCTTCCTGGACCACTCTCTTTGGAGATTTCCTGGTACGCCCAAGGTCTGGAAAGCAGACCCCAGGGTACACCCAGAGATCCCTGAAGGGATGATAAATGTATATCCAGTCTGGCCTGGGAACGTCTTGGAATACATTGCCCGGGAGAGGGAACGTCTAGGATAATTCATTTcgcctgctgccaccgcgaccagacctcggataagcggaaaAACACGGATGGgtgaaagttgtttttatttgagcaTCATTGAAACATATTGTAGAGGGAACCTTGAGGGATCATCCTGCAGACTGTAAAAACTTCATCCCACTGTTAACAGTAACCATGATGATATGAACCCGAATCGTCTCCGTGCTGCAGACTCTGTGCTGTTGTTCATTAAGCTCTGCTCGTCCATTAATTAAAGAGGCGTCACCGAGTGTAATTAAAGGAGTCCGACTGCTAATTAAAATGTAGCCTGCAGTCATTCACAGAGAATTATTCAGCTACTGGCagtgaaagaggaggagacagagagagacagagagagagagagacaggaggctgagagagagagagagagagggagatgggaGAGACAGGAggctgagagagcgagagagtgagagagacaggaagctgagagagagagagagagacaggaggctgagagagagagagagagacaggaggctgagagagagagagagagagacaggaggctgagagagagagagagaggaggctgagagagagagagagagacaggaggctgagagagagagagagagagagagagaggaggctgagagagagcgagacaggaGGCTGAGAGAAAGAGCGGGAGAacgagagacggagagagacaggaagctgagagagagagagagagagggagagggagagctgCTATATATGTTTATAATTGTCACATACTAAGACAAAATACATTGAATGTTTCATATAAATATAccctaaaaataattaatattattgttaatggttttttttattcatatttgttatatttgtatactgtatatattgtaatcatttgttgttcaaaatgttttctgtactgctttggCAACATGGATTGTTGATCTGACATGCCAATTaagctcatttgaattgaattgaattgagagagagacagacagagagagagagagagagggagagagagagagagagagagagagagagggagagagagagagagagggagagagagagcgggagaaagggagagagagagagagaaagagaggggagagagaggaggctgggagagagagagagactcaacagaaaataaagaatacTTTTTAGTTTACTTCCTCTGGCCATACTGTCCTGTGATTGGCCCCATTGCCCAGCctgtgtttccatggtgacaGGAGGCCTCTTGTTGGGGATGTCTGtacagtgtgtgggtgtgtgagtgtcGTATTTTGAAGTTTATCAAATGTAGTTTATGCACATGTGGGGGTCAGAAAAGTTCAGTATTGTCGTCAGTAATGTTTTTGGAGGCTGCACAGAACGTTACGAGGCCTGGTCTCTTtatttgcctcttttttttaaagttacttcCATTCCAGGGAAAAGCAGGAAAGTGAGCTGCTGTCTACAGTTAGAGATGCTTTGATTTTAATTTCTGTCCAATCATCGCTTTAGTTGTTGGACTATCTCTGAAAACTTTCTGCAGTTTTGAAATGCCTGTCAAGTTACGGCACTTGATGTTAATGCTAACGGCTACTGCTGCTTTGCATGACTTAAGTACGTCTTTGTTGCCATGACAATTCTTAAGGTGACTTCAGGTGAAGATTCACGTTTTGCAAATTTCAGTCATATTATTCTGCTCTGACACAGTGTGACACATCACTGGTGACACTGTGTGAGCTGTGCTCctcgttcttcttcttctctgtcattAAATGATCTAAACTGATTTAGATTGTGCATCCTGCAACTGATCACTTACCTGGTGGAGACTCCTCTCCACACCTTagatcaattcaattcaattcaaattaaattccaaaaactttatttgtccctggggggcaataatatatttttttttttttttttttaaatcaagtcccctcctcttcctcttcctcctccccctcctcctcttcctccccctcctcctcctcttcctcttcctcttcctcttcttctttcccctcctcctccccctcctcctcttctttcccctcctcttcctcctcctcatcctcctcctcttcctcctcctcttcctcttcttcctcttcctcctcctcctcctcttcctcttcctcttattcctcttcctcttcctcttcttcttcctcttcctcctcctcctcctcttcctcttattcctcttcctcttcctcttcctcttcttcttcctcctcctcctcttcctcctcctcctcctcctcctcctcttcctgtctgaGCTGATAATCAATAACCGAGTGAGACGTCTGCTGAATAATTGAACCTGAAACCTTAACGaccaattaatttttttttcttttattctgagCTCTGAATTATTGATGAGCTCTTTAAAACCAACCAGAGTTTAACTCCGCCCCCATCCATTCATCACCTGTGCGTGCGTATGTGTCAGTAAGACGTGGTTTGACTCTTTCCTccgtgtgtgtctcacctgtgcaGGTGTTGGCTGTGGACCCTGATAATGGACTGAATGGGACCGTGGTGTACAGCATCAGTCCAGAGAACCCGTTCTACACCATCACCAGCAGCACCGGAAAGATCCGGACCAGCGGGGTCACCCTGGACCGGGAGAGCGCCAACCCCCGGAACGCGGCCCTGATGAGGACCATCGTGATCTCAGCTGTGGACCGTCAGTTACTTTAATATACTTTCAATATAAAAGGATAAGGTCTCTGTTATCTTAAAGAGGGAAAGGATGAAAGAGAAGTGAAACTGCATCAGTCACAGtggtaaagaaagagagagagagtaaagatGAAACTGGAGAGGAGCGAGGGTCTGTGTTCCTTTTTAATGTGAAGTAATGGAATATTAATCAGCCCTACtttaatatgtgtgtttgtagtttaactcaaagtgtgtCTGTGATCTCACCTGTTAACTGAAATGTCTTTATATATAATGATTGTAAAACTTTTTACTGgctgaaaaactcctgacagTCATAATGTGTATGTCCCTCTGGCGCCCTCTGCAGGTGGAAGCCCTCCCCTGTTTGCAACAGCGAGCACCACAGTGTTTGTGAATCTTCTGGATCTGAACGATAACGACCCGACCTTCATCAACCTGCCGTCTGTGGCTGAGGTGCCCGAGGGTCTGCCCGTCGGATCGTCCGTGTTTAAGGTGAAATATTCAACGTTAtatgactttaaaaatgaaacttttaCCAGGAAGGAGGGAGTCACTCTGTCACACCTCTGTCCCCTTCCTCTCCCCCCTCAGGTCCAGGTGGAGGACCCTGACGAGGATAAGAATGGTCAGATCACGTTGGCGTTGCAGGTGGGGATGCCCCGCCTCGATTTCTACCTGAACACGTCCACAGGAGTCCTGACGTCCACGGCCGTGCTCGACCGCGAGCAGATTGGACAGTATCACCTGAGAATTATCGCCTTCGATGCTGGGAAGTTCCCCcgcacctccacctccaccctcACCGTCacaggtgagaggaggaggaggaggagaggagaggagaggagaggaggggaggggaggggagaggagaggagaggagaggagaggagaggagaggagaggagaggagaggagaggagaggagaggagaggagaggaggggagtaCTGTCAAACAATATTGACAGTACATCACAGtacacaacaagtaaataaataacaacaagtaaataaataacaaacaccctgataaaaaacataaagaagacTCTTGCTAATTTCAAAGGATCTCgtccttttttcttctaaaatcGATCATAAGTTCCTTTGTTTTTCCAACATTCAGTTTTAAGAAGTTTGCATCACACCAGCTGACAAAAGAGTCAATCTCTTTTTTATAGGCAGTGTCATTGCCTTGGGTAAGTAGACCCACAAGTGCAGTATCGTCCGAAAACTTGTGGACGTGACAGGACGCCTGACCATGCTTATAGTCAGCAGTGTAGCGTGTGAATAAAAACGGAGATTACACGGTGCCCTGTGGAGCCCCTGTGTTAGTGAGGATAagtcagactttttattttcaggcaTGACAAACTGAGGTCGAGACAAGAGGTAATCTAAGACCCAAGAAATAGTTGTGTTGTGTAATTTAAAATCGATTAATTTGTTTGCTAAAACATGTGATTGAATGGTGTTAAAAGCACTCGAAAAATCAAAGAACATCATCCTAACTGAGCTAGCTGTTTTTTCCAGGTGACTGTAGATGCTGTGCAGCATGTAAAGTAATGCATCATCAACTCCCACACCTTTCCTGTAAGCAAACTGCAAGGGGTCTTGAAATGCTGAAACCTGTCTAGTCAGGTGACCCAGGACAAACATTTCATAATGTGTGAAGTCAGGGATATGGATCTAAGATTAGTAAGGCAGCTGcttacatttgattttttggGAATGGGCACAATGCAGGACATTTTCCACATTAATGGAATTtttgaagaagacaaagaaaaagttgaatgaAGGACTGAACACAAATGGTCAGCACAGACCTTCAGGGTGCGTGGATGAACACCATCTGGGCCTGCTGACTTGTTGGCATTAATGCGCTTTAACTGTTGTCGAACCTCATCCTCATTAATAACAATAGCTGAGCTACAGTCATCTGGGCTACTCTGTGCAAGAGTTGAGAGGACGTTCTCATGAGCAGAAGAGAAGTCAAATTCATTTCACTGGTTTGCCTTATTTACATTAATCTCTGACCCAAGAAAGCCAGAGTTACTGGTCCCATAGCCAGTGATAGATTTCATACCTTTCCAAAGGCCCCTTGTGTTACTGTTAGACATTTACCTTGTTTGATCAGTATTTTCAGCTCCTTTTGAGCAGATTTTATCTTCACTTTGTCACTAGTataaaatgcatattttttccTGTTAATAGCTTTATTTTACCATCATATTAATAacagtgacctctgacctctcaccTGTTCATGACTCTATCACTAAATAACAAACAGCTGGAAGTAGTTTgaataaaaagattaaatataataaatgtgcAAAGATAAACATGAAAGGATAAAAAGGTTTAGACATTAAAGTTAATGTCTGAGCATCATAAAGAGACTTGGAGTCTAATGTCAGGGCTCAGGGGgatgctgccccctgctggtgagaTTTTGAAATGACTTCTCTGACGAGATGTTTAATAAAGTAATCACAAAACTTGAGAAATATTTCCTGCACTtttcaaaaatatcaaatgaatcagattttatttgtaGAGCTCTAAACTTGTTCCCTAACGTCTTATATCTGCTCTCACACCTTCACTAACCTCCTGAAGTTtatcactctgagcgtcatgtgtgaacacaaacatctgaatgtttctctcttcacccggagtttctcctccagcctcctcgtatttatgcagaaagtcagagtgagctgatgtgagaacgcggcaggatataatcaggagaattcagctggagcgagtgggagggggtggtgacgtttattccctgtgatcactgcacgaccatagactgtctgcacgccacctctaccatctctgtgctctaatgaacctgctgcattatgtttcctgttctccagaatgttcttctccactctttagttcacattgagattctttTCAACTACacagcattgatagaaagacacatattctaATTAGAGCGTGGTGTAGAGGACTCTGATGCTtcctgttgttctttttacCGTCACATCTTACCTCACGAGACCCCTCCCCCCTGTCAGACAGGTAGAGTCTCCCACtcagcagtcctcctgaagttatCTACATATTTTCAGTGCACAATCAAAAagttttcactgtgtgtgtgtgtgtgtgtgtgtgtgtcagtgctggATGTGAACGATGAGACCCCCACCTTCAGCCCCTCGGTCTACAACGTGTCTTTGAAGGAGAGCGTCCCCAGAGATCACGTGGTCGCTCGCCTCAGCTGCTCGGACGATGACGCCGGCCTAAACGCCGAGCTCAGCTACTTCATCACAGGTCAGAGGgtacagcgtgtgtgtgtgttattttttcttgtgtgtgaaatatcaggttttaaaaatacactgtgtgtgtgtgtgtgtgtgtgtgtgtgtgtgtgtgtgtgtgtgtgtgtgtgtgtgtgtgtgtgtgtgtgtttcaggagggAATCAGGACGGTAAATTCAGTGTGGGCTTCAGAGACGGGGTGGTTCGGACGGTGGTCGGTTTGGACAGAGAGACGCAGGCGGCGTACATGCTGGTCGTGGAAGCTataggtgagtgtgtgtgtgtgtgtgtgtttgtctgatggACTCACAGCATTACAGACATATGTGGTTGTTACAACCACAGCTAAAAGTCACCAATTAACATGGTCACTATTGAAACTGTAACACCAGTGTTATAAACATTTCTGTCCAAAGTGAATCAATAATGAAACATCAGAAACTGTTTCCATACATCACTTCAGGAAGTACCTTCACacagcatttcacaataaaagcacccgggatgtgtgtgtgtgtgtgtgtgtgtgtgtgtgtgtgtgtgtgtgtgtgtgtgtgtgtgtgtgtgtgtgtgtgtgtgtgtgtgtgtgtgtgtgtgtgtgtgtgtgtgtgtgtgtgtgtgtgtgtgtgtggtagatAACGGTCCTGCAGGCAGCAGGAGAACAGGAACAGCTACCGTCTCTGTGGAGGTTCAGGACGTGAACGACAACAGACCCATCTTTCTACAGAACAGCTACGAGACCAGCGTGCTGGAGAGTGTACCCCGAGGGACCAGCATCCTGCAggtacactcacacactcacatactcacacactcacacacacacacacagccgcacacacacacacacacacacacacacacacacacacacactctcacacacacacacacacacagacacactctcacacacacacacacactcacacacacacacactcacgctaTCCATCCAGTAACAAATAAAGCAGTCTAAGCTCTGCAtccttttatttcaatcagAGAACACATATTCAGAGTCAGAGTTTCTCTCTTGGCTCACGCTGTAACTCAAGGGCAACACCTGCTGGATCGAAAATATCAGTAATCAATATGAGCTGAGCTTCAGCTCGCTTCAGTAATCTTCAGTAAtcttcagttagcttcagttatcttcagttagcttcagttagcttcagttagcttcagttagcttagCACGCAAACAGCTGATGGCATGGTTTTTTGAAAAGGTCGTCCTCCTGGACTTGAGATGAAACCTGCAGAGAAGTGTCTTCATGACgtctgcagctctgacactAAATCAGTATTTAATCGTTTCTGGATCACTCCGTTTGTCCTCGCCTCAGATTTCAGTCACGTAGTCAAACAGACATGGCGTGCTGACGTTTGGCTCAACAGCGGCGTCTGTCTGTGGTcctggagagagagacgtgctctctctctcatttgtCCGCCGAGGGGGAGGTCGTCTGAAGGACAGGTTGTACGATCTCCTGTAGGAGCCCAGCCTCTTCCACACCTTCAGCTGCGGCTCCGTGGACCCTCCGCTTCCTCGCCTCAGACCGTCTCGTAGACCGCAGCCCGCCTCAGAGTCCCCATCCTGCTCAGACGGTCTGCACACCGCAAGGAAGGCCGCCAACCCCgccagcagcagagacagaccCAGCACCACCATGATGGTGACCTCAGGGTGGGAGACGGGTGAGGAGGAGGTGCTGTTGGTCAGGATGGACAGAGAGATGTTACCTGAGCTCCAGGTAGAGTCAGAGAGCGACTTTGTGACGTTCATGATGTCTCCGCCCTGCATGGAGAAAGAGATGTTTATTAACCttcacagaggtcagaggtcagacagGTCTGGAACAACAACCTGCTGATGGAAACGGATCAgagtttcattttattcaaactgTAGAAGTAGATCCTGTTCACTTtgatgaggtcagaggtcagaggtcaaaatgAAGTCTGAAAGTTttcaggagagcagagagagttCTTCACCAGACCAGAGATTTACACTACACAAGATGATTGTACAAATCAAACATCAACcatacctgtttgttaccacagcaacaacatcaGAAGACGTCCTACACACAAGTTTTAGTGTGAAGGAGTTTGTCTGCTACTTTTGATGGATTCAGGCCGTGTGTCCCCCCGGCTAATTTCCTGGGCAGAAAAACACTCGCTGTGCGCTCTGAATGAAAGCGCTGCACGCGCGTCCTGTCTGTTTGACAACGggcgctgtatgaccgacactactctgctttttttaaacaaaatgtgtgtgtgtgtgtgtgtgtgctcgcgCGCgcatgtgtgactgtgtgtgtgtgtgtgtgtgtgtgtgtgtgtgtgtgtgtgtgtgagtgttaaaTGATCTGAAGTCACTCTCTGCCTCACTAACCAGCTTCTCTGAGCTGAGTCGCTTTATTTGCACTTTTCTTGGATCACACGCTCAAGTgttgatgacacacacacacacacatgcagtgtaACGGCTGCATGCACACAGTGTTTGGCATTTGCAGCGATTATGCAGCCATTAAATCAGCGTGTATAAACAGAGGCTGCTGACAGGCTTTCTTCACTGTAAAACAAATTGGGTTTATTAAAACGGCCCGTGAAGACGTAAAATGAAAGCAGCCACCTCTCTCACCCCAGCCTCCaattatcccccccccccactgtacCCCACCACCCCCCAAGCATGGTGGTAACATTTGTAAATGTCATGGTCCTTAATTCAGCGCAGACAAAGCCGAGCTTATCGCTGAGAGGAAACACATCGGGAcgtgaaattatttttaagacaaaatgacaaaaagctTTGAAAAGGCCAACGGAGCGGGACGGCTCGTTACAGAGAGCCTTCATtagtcagcacacacacacacacacacacacacacagacacacacacagacacacacacacacacacacaca is part of the Labrus bergylta chromosome 10, fLabBer1.1, whole genome shotgun sequence genome and encodes:
- the LOC109987205 gene encoding uncharacterized protein C10orf105 → MNVTKSLSDSTWSSGNISLSILTNSTSSSPVSHPEVTIMVVLGLSLLLAGLAAFLAVCRPSEQDGDSEAGCGLRDGLRRGSGGSTEPQLKVWKRLGSYRRSYNLSFRRPPPRRTNERESTSLSPGPQTDAAVEPNVSTPCLFDYVTEI